The sequence below is a genomic window from Schistocerca gregaria isolate iqSchGreg1 chromosome 5, iqSchGreg1.2, whole genome shotgun sequence.
CGagtgaagaaaaaaatttaatatttagcgCTGTGGCCATTTTCTCTGCTTTTTTTCCAGTACCAAGAAACTATACTGTACACAACACCTCTCCCAGTTAAACGCGCGTCCAGAATGTTCGGCAGAGATGAATCAATCAAGCAGGAGAGTTAAGTGACGGAGTGCAAATTATACGATTTTCTTCTTACAAGATTTGACTGGTAACACGAAATACAATAAATAGAATCTAACAGGACGAAGATCTGACAAAATAAGAGTaactaaaaactaaaaactatTCGCCTACGCCCTAAAATGATAAAAAAAGCAGTTACATAAGAGAGTTCCTAGATTGTAATTATCATCACTGACCGCTAAGGCGTTTAGAATGAGGAATGCAGCAGATGCATGAAACAGCtaagagattacaattacataacttGGAGGGAGTAACCACAGCGAAGTTGGTGCTGGTCGGTGTAGAATCACAACGGCAAAGGTACTACGGTCCAAGAGTCCTATGGGGTGGCATACAACGCTGACAATCCTGTCCATGACACAGGAGCGGACTAGAAGGGCGTCTATGTCTGGAAACGACTAAACATTCAACACTACCGCAGTTATACTGCTCAGCGAGTTGAGTAACTTTATAATACACACGCACTGTGTATATCACAAAGGATGGCAGAAttgaaaaataattccagaaattctGCCTGGTCTAAGAAACCCAAACACCCAGAAATTTACAACTCAACTCCGCTTATCTCCAACTTACAAAGGAACTGGGAACGAGGCAGGAGTGGGAATGAGACTCTTACAAGATCGGAACAATCACAATCACGCTCGCTTGCAAAAGTTCGATCTATCCTTTCACGCAAGATGTGGGTATCTTGGAGGTAAAATTCACACTAGGTGAATAAGCGGCAAGGCGTCTTAATTGTGCGGCCATGAGTCAGCTACCATGCGTTACTAGTTACTGCACGGAAAATTAATCAGTTCCGGAAGACCTGAGTGAACTCTACACCAAGAAATACGTTATATACATGCAAACTTTCCAGTGCCCAAAGTCAGCCTACCTTGCCAGGGATTCGAGCCACATGACCCCCTTCACATCGATAGAGGAGAACGGCGATGCCGAAGCAGCAGCATTACTCCCTGCTGCAACGCCTCGTTACGCAGATTGCGATACCACCACCAGGGCCCTAGATAAACAGCGCTCTCCGTACAGTGGACGCAAACTCATGTGGTCGAGATGGGCAATTTGCAAAAGGAAATGGACAGCACGGTGCTGATGACCGGCGTGTCTGATTCTTCAATGAACTTTGACATGAATAAAATCGATGTGACAGTTTAAGCAATTTGTTTCTGTAATAACTTCAAACGGATTCATTATGGTGTATAATTTAAGACATTTGTGCATTAGATAGTAGACCACTCTATTGACAACTCACATTGTCCTACAAACAGCACTATAGAATCTCTGTGGTGGCGGAAGCTGTCGCGAGCACACAGGTCGAcaaagatgtagcgcgaagatcgatagtaggtgctggatcaagcgcgcctatcacgagagagggcaGAGACACACCGACGAGCAACAATCCGCCAACAACCTCTTGACAACATGTACTTATGCCGACGTCACTGACTCACTGGGTCATTAACTCACTGACTTAATCAGGCTATGACGGTGCATAGCAGGCTAAAGTATGTATTAGCGAGATTACCGATTTTTCCTGCAAGTGGACTATCATGATGAGCTTGTACCgcgaacatggactctattcaagataataaaatgaaCCAGTTTATGTAAATGAAGAACCATATAaattcatgtgtgcatttgtgttgtagaaagatgaTTCAACAACCTCTCCCCTGCTTCCTTGTGGTAGGAGACTCTACAATTTCTTTTTTAACCCAGgatgtgtattttctttttagaacagAGTATGTAGGTAGCTATGTACCGGAAGTATGTAATATCACGTTAAATCCAACAAAGAATTAAGAGAATTTGCAGAAATGTTTACAGAAAGCTATCTTGCTTTGTTCTGTATTGCTAATgtctttcacaaataaattaaatgaaatcaaattactgTATCTGTCTATAGCATTTCACTAGCAATCTCTCAGTTTCATTTTGAGCATAAAATTCTAAGCAAAGATGCATTTAGAAAGAATGTGCTGGAGTTTCCAGAGTTAAAAAGAATCATGGTTCACAATTGTCATAAGATCGGAAACGAGAACTCACAGATCAAATGAAGAAATAGCCGAGAAATCGAATATTAAATCAGACACATAATTTTCATGGATCTAAAAATAGTATCATTCAAAATTTGACTGCAAGTACGCATTCTAATCGTATACATTTAGACACTGCTtctaaacagcataatcaaataattGATCTAACTGCATCGAACCATGAGGCCGAAATAGGTCGATTCAGGGAGCTACTGTCTCATACAAGacgatattttaattaatttgaattatttaaatataattcaGGAATCATTACCTACTTCCCGTCACTTTACCTATAGAAAATGTAACTACAGATTCATGTTCCACGTCAACTATCGATTGCTGAATATAACAAAGGTAGCTCATCCCATTTATATTTAAAATTCCTGTTGcatattttgtttttatgttaataACACTTAAACTTACGTTGCAAGAAAAAGGTATTGACAATATTTCCGCCATTACCATTTCTGTAGTGATGGCGTGAGTTATACAGAAAATTGACCTTCATCCTTGATTGCTAATACACAGAATATGATTAGAATTAACAGTAATGTCGGCATTAGGACGTATAGATCGTTTGACGATGTAATAATGATATAACGATCCACTTTGTTAAAAGACGCTACCTGAATACAAAAGGGAAAGGCTTTGAGGGGGGAGGGGCAGAAAATGACTGTAACTGACAAGTAGAGAAGCAATGTGTGCTGGCCATTTTGCGTCAGCCTTTGTTTTTGACGTAGCTTTACGTTGATGATATTGATTTCTGCTATCTTGAATTTTAGTCACTGTCTGTAACAGCATATATTTGGGCAGCAAATGATAAATAAAAGTAGAAGAAAATCACAaacgcaatttttttcttttaggtTATTCATTGGTAGCACAAAAGctgaaaaacatgaagaaaatcCTTGGCCTTAAAGAATAAGTAACAGGCACTATTGTCGAAAAGGAAGCATCCTCGAAATTTGTGTATTTTCCGAACTGCATTTTTACGTTATAGATATCGAAGTACCAGCAGCCAGTTACGTAAAAGAAGTTTAATTTTTCAACCCTTTTCTCGAGCTCAGTGCCcgtcttcagaaggttatacctataGTATTATTAGAGAATGTCAGTGTGATggatataaccttctgaagaagggcagtaAGTGCCCGAACAGAGgaaagatgttaaatttctttgaAGAAAGTCCTTGCTAATTATTTCGAGATATACTGTACACCTACAGTGGTTATGTTTACGTTTTCAGGCGGCCAGTTCACGTGTCAGTTTAACTTAATGCTGGTCCTAGTCATTAAGGCTGCTTATAAGATACCCGAAAAGACAAAAATAGTCCTATTACAGTTGTCCACAAGGATCTCCTCGATGTGGTGTAGCAACGTATCTTGAACAATCTCACCTTACCTAAAGATCAAGCGCCCCTAGCCGGACAAGTCCTTGAAAACTGCAGCGATGCCTTTACGATGGATGAAAGAGACGGGAGATTACAGGCTGTTATGCGAAGCGTGCCGTGGGCTGTCTCGGAAAGGCGGCACAGTGGCCGGAGGGTGCGGCCGTGAAGGGTCTTCCGAGGCGCCACCAAGGTCTCTAACGGTGACGTAACGGCCTGCCTACCCATCAGCCCGCTAACTGGAGCGGCCGGGCCGAAACTCTCGCAGCGGCGACCCGCCCAGGAGTGCAGCTCCGGTATATATACTGGACAGCTGGTTCGGCAGACTCACTCTGCTCCTGCCGTCCACCTTCTACACAACATGAAGGTAAGGCAGCCACCGAGGGCGGCCGCGGCACAGGTGTGCCTAACACGTTGCTACACTTATATCCGTGTACATGACGCCTGACAAAGTAATTAACAGTCTTATCAGTAACAGTAGCGATACAAATGATACATTCTAAACTTAGTGAGTTTAGACGTCCTTGTCATgaagttcatttttcccgcgcccgggttcccgggttcgattcccagcggggtcagggattttctctgcctcgtgagaactgggtgttgtgtgacgtccttaggttagttaggttttagtagttctaagttctagaggactgatgaccatagatgttaagtcccgtagtgctcagagccatttgaaccatgaagttCATTTAGAAACCTAGGGCATTAATGACACATCTTTCTCTAATTGCATGTGACCCAAGCTCGATGTCTGTGTGGCAACTTCTTAACCTTAAAACATGCTAAAGATATTCGTGCACGTAATAGAATGCAACCGACAACTGCCCACCCCTGATTCCTTAAAGCGTCGGACTCCTATGTATCAAACATCATCAAATGTCCGATTACTCTGCAAATGAGTTAACGTGTTTTATGTGACTCCTATTTTTCAGTCATTTCAatgtttatgatgccatatctTCTGAATCTCGTGCGATGTTATAATTTGTTAGATACATTCAATGGTAAACCGTCGGAAAAACGTGTTGCTATCAGATTATgcagtaaggaaataataaattaaaacgtcatgcctgatgctgaaattttaccgTTTGAACAGCTTAGTAAGTTATATAACTTTTTCACAGTAACTGTTTTGTgaggtgtcagcgagaaaatgtttcgaaaatatttgaaattgtatgtaaagtttgttggaagtaacTAAGTGCTAGTATTTTCGGATACTAGATGGACTCAGGGTAATTTCCGTGCTCTGAGTTACACATCTTCTTCTTGAGTTATACACAGCTTCTAACTTTAAAGTTTGAGTTCTTGTGTTAAacaacagtggtaacattggttACCGTAAAATCACCTCAGTTGTACTCAGtctggcttggctagcacttgaatgggtgacctttCAGGTCTGCAGagaactgttggcaagcgggctccactcagcccttgtaaggccaattgagaagctatttGAATGCGAAACATAGGCTATGGTCACGAAAAATGACAACAACAGCATGTTCTTCCACATCGACCTCCAGAGACATCTTAGGCTGAGGATCGATACCGTTAGGCCATCAGAGGCTGTTCGAACAAAGGTAGTAATAtttgttaatgagtagattatgacagcaattTAAACTTTTAAATGCCGTCAACAATtgtatgaaatatgaaaataaaatttttgttgctcctagTATATAGTAAGCAGGCCACTTCCGACTGGAAGTACGTGATCACGTGGACGTGTGTACGTTGTAAtaatgcatttaatatttcattagttaaaaaaaatagctctgaataAACTTTGGAAAACATTTACGTAAATTTTGAATTACTTATTCTGCTCATTCAGTGGTATCCAATTATCTTCTATTTCTCACTGGATTGTACTGCATTCAATATTTGATGTTTATGCCATGCCATGCTCATTATGTTGGAGGCTTTGGCGCGatggaaatgaatttaaaaaaagtaatctaAGGAAGTGCAATGTGGACAATAAGAAGTTCAGACTAGAagaaaagctttcaaaatgtgatgctaaagAAGCATGTTGTGGATTAGTGGAGATGATACAACCCCGAATTATGGCAAGAGGAAATTTATGACGCAGTTTGACTAAAAGTAGAGCTTGGTTGATGCGACACATCCTAAAGCATCAAGGAACATTCCGTTTGGTAGTGGATAAAAGTTGTGAGGGATAAACAGTGTAGAGGGAGAATGCAGTAAGCAGAATGAAATGGTTATAGTCTGCATTAGTTACTAGGAGATCAAGAAAATTATTAGTATAGACTAGCGCAGAGCACTCCGTCAAGTCAGTGTTTGGAATGAAGATCACAACATAAGCACATAAGCTTATAGTAGTGGCATACGACACACCCATTTCCGCCTGTGTAGTATAGGAGGCCAGACCCAATGTTCTTAGTAGACCTATGTGTTAATGTTTCAGACTCCTTCGAGATAAGATTTTTGAACTCATTTATGTATTTCTCCTTCAACAGGTTTATGTACTCCTGAGTACGCTTGTATTGTCGGTCGTCGCTGAAGCGCCGATCGACCGGTCGTACCTGCCTCCCAGCTCTGAGTACGGACCTCCCTCGGCCTCCTCTCTCAGTTCTCAGTACGCCGCCCCAGCAGCCAACGGCCTCAGCACTCAGTACGGAGCTCCTGCGCTGACAGGCGCTGCTTTTGGCCGCTCAGGTGCTTCTAGCCAGGGTCCAGCGGCTCGTGTCTCCTCCAGCTTTGGAAGCGCCTCCTCCAGGAGGTTTGGAGCTGGTAGGAGGATCGGCGGTGGTCTCTCCACTCGCTATGGCGCCCCTTCGGCGGCTGGTCGCGCCACTGGCTTTGGAGGCCTCGGCCTGTCCACACAGTACGGCGCCCCTTCTTACTCTGGTGACGCGCTCTCCACTCAGTACGGTGCGCCCTCTGCTAACGCTGGTGGCCTCTCTCCAGTGTATGGAGTGCCTGGATTTGGCTACGGTCGCGCTGGAGCCCAGGAGGATCCACTTGCTGTAAGATTTTGGATTAACTTCCCTTACCTTTTAGATATTTGTATGATACCACGTGGCAACTAcatgtgttaaaaatatttttcagtcgCTTAAAATGTATATTGTGGTGCTCTCAATCTGGGTTTGTGCTAGTAGCTTAACGAGTAGTACTGTCTGTTTTTCATTGGTCACTAAGCATTTTGGGCATAATTCCTATGACTATAGtgaaattacttttctttcagagtTAAAAGCCAATAATATCAAAATCGTATAAATTTCGTTTTCATAAGATGTAAAACAAATGCACATGCTCTACAAGATACTAATGTGGTAAGCGACATTCCTTACAAAGCATATCTCTCATTCCACACCATTTTATAGTGATATTACAACACCCCTTTTCTTGGTTCTAAGATGTTTATTGACAGTGATCGGTTTGGCCATCCCTCTCTCTGGGGGTATAGTGCTTTGAACCAATGCATAAGAAGTGTGTCAGATATAACATTTCTTTTTAAGGCCTTTGAGCGTAATTGTGTTGCACAAAGTCAGTTACCTGTGAAAGCTGTTATTTTAATCAATAGCATGTGTTGAGATAGACTCAGTGCTCACTATTTTGAATCCTTAGATACGTAGGAGTACTGTGCACATCACATACCTGTTAGGAAATCTGAATAAAGAACTCTTAACGTTCGTTACATGCGCTTAATAAAGAGAaccataaaattaattttacacattatttttatattttttagcaATTAACTGAAGGGCGATGCATGTAAATAATACAAATAGGGGTAAACGAGAATTTTCAAAATAAGGAAATAGGTTATGGTGACTCATAATTTTAATAATAGAGGATTATGTGATAACACTGGAGTGTGATTCCAGGTATAGAAATGACTGATCAGTTAGCCCAAATCGAATCGGGACTGAATGGCATGATATTATTCAGATCTGATTCGAATTGATCCAACTGAGCACCGTGTTTCCACAAGTTTTGATTAACCTTAATTTGTTGTACATAGCTTATGATTCACTTTAAAATAGGCAATTATTGTTTCAAGACTGActgcacatagaaaatgctgttttagcATATTTTCtttgacagtttcaaatatttatgcATAATTTCAGTTTCATAAAAATGTTCCAATCAACAGTTAGGGTATGTATACGTGTCTGTTCCAGGAGCCGGCCAACTACGAGTTCAGCTACTCGGTGCAGGACGGCCAGACGCTGAGCGACTTTGGACAGGAGGAGTCCAGGCAGGGGGAGAGCGCCCAGGGCCAGTACCGCGTGCTGCTGCCCGACGGCCGCAAGCAGATCGTCTCCTACCAGGCGGACGAGGGCGGCTACAGGCCCACCGTGGAGTACCAGGACACCGGACTCACCGCCTACTCCGACGGCGGATACGGCTACGGCAGGGGGCGCGCTGGAGCTGGAGGTAGAGCTGGAAATGGAGGATATCACTACTGAGGATACTTTTACACTGTACAAACGTGACGATTCTAATGTTCAATGGACAGGTACATCTATTGTATATGCTACAGTATGTATCTCTGTGAGTAATGCCTAATACTTTTTTATATATCTGAAGAAATACCTGTGTGAGAGTGATgtaaatacatatatattttttgtacATA
It includes:
- the LOC126272108 gene encoding pro-resilin-like; the encoded protein is MKVYVLLSTLVLSVVAEAPIDRSYLPPSSEYGPPSASSLSSQYAAPAANGLSTQYGAPALTGAAFGRSGASSQGPAARVSSSFGSASSRRFGAGRRIGGGLSTRYGAPSAAGRATGFGGLGLSTQYGAPSYSGDALSTQYGAPSANAGGLSPVYGVPGFGYGRAGAQEDPLAEPANYEFSYSVQDGQTLSDFGQEESRQGESAQGQYRVLLPDGRKQIVSYQADEGGYRPTVEYQDTGLTAYSDGGYGYGRGRAGAGGRAGNGGYHY